The Lycium barbarum isolate Lr01 chromosome 10, ASM1917538v2, whole genome shotgun sequence genome includes a region encoding these proteins:
- the LOC132613139 gene encoding transcription factor MYB124-like — translation MTKKKKAANSNSNVNNSDGAKQKQRRIVSWSQEEDDILREQIRIHGTDNWTIIASNFKDKTTRQCKRRWFTYLNSDFKKGGWSPEEDMLLCEAQKIFGNRWTEIAKVVSGRTDNAVKNRFTTLCKKKAKHEALAKENSTSYINLNNKRIIFPYRLDIERISDVSERIKRLRKSHILDDYVNKNQPHRRPFTVLTQNFHIAGGNALSHQHVNNMTETSENASNNKSRGTFLKKNDPKISVLMQQAELLSSLALNVNAEYTNQSLENTCKDFLHQTKEGDMLKLRLPETNSGHDTHMDLIIDSSSNEGIRPSKRQPAISEVSVGSSEYRTGSTLLSHALGDKTEGNQVKRCAQSSQIGDQTGVQELENGICCDLSPPHDTLPVCDEMRVNHGSATVECEYPKGDFSSPLQVTPPFRSLAAAIPSPKFSESERQFLLKALGVEPTSPHRSTQAPSCKRALLQSL, via the exons atgacgaagaagaagaaggcaGCCAATTCTAATAGTAATGTAAATAATAGTGATGGAGCTAAGCAAAAACAAAGACGTATTGTTTCTTGGTCTCAAGAG GAGGATGATATACTACGAGAGCAAATTCGTATCCATGGAACTGATAA TTGGACGATCATAGCTTCAAACTTCAAGGATAAAACAACCAGACAATGCAAAAGAAG ATGGTTCACTTATTTGAACTCAGATTTCAAAAAAGGTGGATGGTCACCTGAAGAAGATATGCTTTTATGCGAG GCTCAGAAGATCTTTGGAAACAGATGGACCGAAATTGCCAAGGTGGTTTCAGGCAG AACGGATAATGCTGTGAAGAATCGGTTCACTACACTGTgcaaaaagaaagcaaagcatgaAGCACTGGCCAAAGAAAACAGCACTTCATACATTAATCTAAATAACAAGAGGATTATCTTTCCATATAGGCTCGATATTGAAAGAATATCTGATGTTTCCGAGCGTATTAAGAGGTTGAG GAAGAGCCACATTTTAGATGATTATGTGAATAAAAATCAACCGCATAGACGTCCATTTACAGTGCTTACTCAGAATTTCCATATTGCTGGGGGAAATGCACTATCTCATCAGCACGTCAACAACATGACAGAGACATCTGAAAATG CTAGTAATAACAAAAGTCGAGGAACATTCCTTAAGAAGAACGATCCAAAGATATCTGTTTTGATGCAGCAAGCAGAACTACTGAGCTCACTTGCACTCAATGTTAATGCGGAATATACTAACCAGAGTCTTGAAAATACCTGTAAG GATTTTCTTCATCAAACGAAGGAAGGTGATATGCTCAAGTTACGGCTTCCTGAGACGAATTCAGGGCATGATACTCATATGGACCTCATAATAGACTCAAGTAGTAACGAAGGGATCCGACCATCTAAAAG GCAACCTGCTATATCTGAAGTGTCTGTTGGCAGTTCAGAGTACCGTACCGGATCAACTCTACTGTCGCATGCACTGGGTGATAAAACAGAAGGAAATCAAGTTAAGCGGTGTGCGCAAAGTTCTCAAATAGGTGATCAAACTGGTGTTCAAGAGTTGGAAAATGGAATTTGCTGTGATCTTTCACCCCCTCATG ATACTCTGCCTGTTTGTGATGAAATGAGAGTCAATCATGGATCGGCAACAGTTGAATGCGAATATCCTAAGGGAGATTTCAGTTCTCCTCTCCAAGTAACTCCACCATTCAGATCATTAGCTGCAGCAATTCCTAGCCCAAAGTTTTCTGAAAGT GAGAGGCAGTTCCTATTGAAGGCACTGGGAGTTGAGCCTACATCCCCTCATCGAAGCACGCAAGCTCCATCTTGCAAAAGGGCGCTCCTCCAAAGCCTGTGA